A segment of the Streptococcus dysgalactiae subsp. dysgalactiae genome:
TGAGAAGTCCTCTTCCGATTGTGCCGCTTCTAAAGCACAGGCAACTCCACCTAAATCAGCGACGTTTTCTGAAACTGTCAATTTACCGTTGACCTTAGCACCATGTGACTCTAAGCCGTCAAACTGCGCTACAATCTTATCTGTACGCTCTTTAAAGGCAGTATAGTCCTCTTGTGTCCACCAATCATTTAGGCTACCGTGTTCATCAAAGGAAGCACCATTGGTGTCAAAGGCATGTGAAATCTCATGGGCAATGACTGCACCAATACCACCATAATTAGCTGAGGAACTCTGTTCTAAAGAATAAAACGGTTCTTGTAAAATTGCCGCCGGGAAGACAATCTGATTTTGCTGAGGATCATAATAAGCATTGACCAAGTGAGCTGGCATATGCCATTCACTACGATCAACTGGCTTGTTCCATTTACTCCAAGTGTGAGCAATCGTGATTTTTGCCAAGTTTTGAGCATTTTCAACCAAGGACAAAGTCTCATCAATCACTTTTTTGGCATAGGTTTCTGGTAATTTTTCTGGATAACCAATATGTGGCGTGATGACATTTAATTTAGTAATGGCTTTTTCACGTGTAGCTGGTGCTAACCAATCAGCCATTTCTAGACGAGACTTATAAACCTCAATCATGCGTGCCACCTTGCTTTCCACATCAGCCTTAGCTTCTGGGGAGAATTTTTGACCAGCATACCACAAGCCAAGCGCTTGGTTAAACGGTCCTTGCGCCAAATAAAAGGCTGCTTTTTGTTTATCCATGGCTTGAGGCGTTCCAGACAAAGCACGCGCATAGGTACCAGACTGTACACGAATCTCATCGGTCAAGTAAGCATTATAAGCATTCGCCGCATCCACAATCAAATTAGCTTTTAGCAAATCCCAGTTAGCTTCAGAGTAGTAAGTGGCTGCAAATTCTGTCCAAAAACGTTCTTCAGGGACAATAACCTTGTCAGGTACTTGGCCTAAAATCTTTTCAAAAATGCTATCCAAAGGAAGCTCTGGAGCTAGTTTGGTAAAGTCAGCCCAAGCATAAGGATGGTATAGTTTGACATATTCAGAGCCTTCCTCACGAGACAAGACATAGTTAGCCAATTGCTTATCTAACTCAATCACCTTATCTAAAAGGTCCTTGATTTCTGCTGTTGAAAAACCAAATTGAGGAAGCAACGTTTCCTGAGATCGACGCCAAATGCCACGCAATTCCTCTGCCTTTTCGTTACCTTCTTCATAATAAGTCGTGTCAGGCAAAAGAATGCTTGGCGCTTCTGCCCAAAGCACATTCAGCTGAGCATTCATAAAATCTGGTGCCACACCAAACGGAAATTCATTAGGCTGACCTGATAATTCGTACTCCGCTACCTTTGCAGCAAACTCTGCAAAAGAGGTCAAAGCCTTGTAGTCTTCAATCATGGGAAGAACAGGCGCCACACCAATCTCATCACGTTTGTCATAATCCGCTACCAAACGGTGAAATTTAACAAAGTTTGCTAAAATTGCATCATCAGGGACATGATCCCCTGCTAACCAAGCATCTGTAGTGGCCAGCATTAATACTTCAATCTCATCTGCTAAATCTGAAAAACCACCTGTACGAGGTTTGTCGTCTGGGATAACCGCTGTCTCTGCCCACTTCCCATTGACCGCTTGGTAAAAATCATCTTGATAAGTTGTCATTTCTATCTCCTTTTGTCATTTTAGAATCGCAGAGCTGATAGCTCATCGCTCTGACTATAATCTTTTCCATTGTACCAAAATTTAGCTGAAATAACCCACCTTAATTGTTTTTAAATTGAAAAAATAAGAGTTTAAAAATAAATATATGAGAAAACTGCTTTTTTCGTGACAATCACCAAAAGCCTGAGGCCTAACCCCAGGCTTTTAGTTAGTTATCAGCTAAAATAGCAAGTGTCTGATAAGGTTTCAGTATCACTTTTTCGCCAATAGAGACTTTCTCATAGTTGCTGATTAAGACCTGTCCATGTTGATAACGTGGAGGTAATTCCAGTTCGACCTCATCAGCATAAAAATGATTGAGAACAAGTAAGCACTGGTCACCTAAATGGCGTTCAAAGGCGTAGACAGCCTGACTATCTTTAAAAGCAGCCCGATAATCCCCTTCAGCAATAATAGGGAGTTCCTTCCGCAAAGCAATCAAGCGTTGGTAGAAAGGAAAAATACGTCCCTCTTTTTCTGTTTCGACATTGATGTCTCGATAAGATTTGCCAACCCCTAACCAAGGCTTACCAGTCGTAAAGCCAGCATGTTCACTAGCATCCCATTGCATTGGGGTTCTGGCATTGTCCCTTGACTTAGCCTTGATAATGGCAAAGGCTTCTTCTGCACTTTTACCTGAGACTAGTAAGCTTGAGTAAGCATTGAGACTTTCCACATCCACATAATCATCCATACTATCAAAATCTGGATCAAGCATGCCAATCTCCTCACCCATATAAATGTAAGGCGTTCCTCGTGACAAATGGATGGAAGCCGCTAACATCGTAGCCCCTTCGTTTCGGAAATGTGTTACATCAACAAAACGATTCAGGGCACGTGGTTGATCATGGTTATTGTAGAACAAGGCACTCCACCCATTGCCTTGACTCATGCCTTCACCCCAGGCATGGAATAAGTCTCGCAGCGCTGCAAAATCAAAAGCCATAATAGTCCATTTCTGACCATTCTCATAATCAACTTTTAGATGGTGGAAATTAAAAGCCATGGACAACTCTTCCCGTTCGGGAGCCGTGTATAAAAGACAGTTGTCAATAGTCGTGGCAGACATTTCCCCTACTGTCATAAACGAATCATCCTGACCAAAACTGGCTTGATTGAGATCATGAAGATAAGTGTGAGTAATAGGACGATCCGTATAAGCTGGCTTACCATCATTGACCGGACAATCCACCAGCTCTTCATCTTTCCCAATCAGGTTAATCACATCAAACCGGAACCCCTTCACTCCTTTATCTCGCCAAAAATTAACCACTTTAGCCAGTTCCTCACGAACGTGTGAGTTCCGCCAATTCAAGTCAGCCTGTGTCACATCAAACAAGTGTAAGTAGTACTTGCCTGTATCTCCAAAAGGCGCCCAAGCATTCCCACCAAATTTGGAAACCCAATCAGTCGGCTGATCTCTCAAGATAAAGAAATCCTGATAATAAGGGTCTCCTGCTAAAGCTTTTTGGAACCACTCGTGGTCTGTGGAACAGTGATTCAAAACCATATCCAACATTAACTCAATCTGATGCTCCTTAGCAGCTTTCACCAAATCTTCAAAATCAGCCATAGTCCCAAAATCAGGATTGACCGCCGTATAATCTGAAACATCATAGCCATTATCTCGTTGTGGACTAGGGTAGAAAGGGTTCAACCAAATCATATCTATCCCTAGTTCTTGTAAGTAAGGCAATTTGTCAATGATTCCTCGCAAGTCTCCCACACCATTTCCAGTAGTGTCCTTATAAGATTTTGGGTAAATTTGATAGACGACTTTCTTTTTATCAATTGTCATGAGTTTTCCTCCCTAAAATAGTTTCAGGAACTGATCTCAGTTCCTGAACGCTTTCTCTTAGTAAAACTAATTTTTCACCGCTACTGCTAACTTATCATTAACCTTAATCTGACGCGGTAAGCTAACTTCAACAGTTACCGTAAAGTCATCTTGATTAGTCACCACAAGAGGTGTTTCAGTGGCGTATCCAGCTTCAGAAATAGCTGCTATGTCAAATCGAATCAAGGTTTGTCCAGTCTTAACCTGATCACCTTGCCTCACCAAAGCTTCAAATCCTTGACCATCTAAGTTAACCGTATCCATGCCAATATGCATCAATAATTCCAAACCTTCAGCCGTCACCAAACCAATAGCGTGTTTGGTTGGGAACAAGACCGATACTTCAGCATCACAAGGCGCTACTAAAACCCCTTCTGTCGGTTGAAGAAGAACACCTTGGCCCATAGCTCCCTGTGCAAAGACAGGATCAACAGCTTCAGACAACGCTTTAACTTCACCAGTTAAAGGGCTGGTTAAAGTGATAACTGTCCCTTGCATAGTCTTATGTGGAGCAGTTGCTACAGGAGCCTCCGAAACGGGTCTCTCAAGTAGTTTAGCTTCATCTTCTGTCTTAGTCATGATATGTGATTTACGGAAAAAGAAGGTTAAAAACATCGGTACCACAATGGCTACTGCCATACAGATGAAGAATGGAATCATATACTTCACATTGATAGCCATGAAACCTGGTAAGCCACCAACACCAATAGAATTTGCCTGAACATTAAAGGTTGTTGATAAGAGCCCCGCAATACCTGAGCCAATCATTCCGGCTACAAAGGGATAAACATATTTAACATTAACCCCAAATAAGGCAGGCTCAGTTACCCCAAGGTAAGCAGAAATTGCTGCAGGAAGCGATATTTCAGTCTCACGTTCTTCATGACGATTCATTAAATAGTAAGCAAAAACGGCTGACCCTTGAGCGATATTTGAAAGAGCAATCATTGGCCACAAACCAGTTGTACGAGTTGCAGTATCAGCAATTAATTGGGTATCAATGGCATTTGTCATGTGATGTAAACCAGTAATAACTAGCGGAGCATACAAGGCACCAAAGATGGCACCGAATAGCCATTTAACAGGACCAGTCAATCCAGCTAACACAACAAAGGAAATCCCTTTACCAATAGTCCAACCGATTGGCCCCAATACCGTATGTGCTAAAATCAAAGCTGGAATCAAAGAAAGGAATGGCACAAAAATCATTGAAACCACTTCTGGAATCCGTTTACGCCAGAAAATTTCAAGATAAGCAAGGGACAGACCAGCTAAAAGGGCTGGAATAACCTGTGCCTGATACCCAATACGATTAATGGTAAAGAAACCAAAATCCCAAACCCAGTTTTTGGCAATCTCAGCAGCAGGCGTTCCTGCCACCGCATAGGCATTCAATAATTGTGGTGACACCAAACAGATACCAAGGACAATCCCTAAAATTTGAGTGGTTCCCATCTTACGCGTCACAGACCAAGTAATCCCAACTGGTAAGAAGTGGAAAATAGCTTCCCCTGGTAACCACAAGAAATGGTTAACCCCTGACCAGAAAGGAGATACCCTCACAATCGTATTCCAAACAGGATCCCCAGCTGCATCAAAAACTAATTTCCCTTTTTCGACCTGCTGCCCAAGAAATTCAAAAGGCACACTCTCCAAAATATTACGGAAACCTAAAATAAGCCCCCCAACGATAATCGCCGGAATAATAGGTGTGAAAATCTCAGCCAACATGGTCATCACCCGTTGTAAGGCATTTTGATTACTTTTAGCTGCTGATTTGGCAGCTTCTTTAGACACCCCTTCAATACCAGAAACAGCTGTAAAGTCATTATAAAAGACTGGAACCTCATTACCAATGATTACCTGAAACTGTCCAGCATTGGTAAATGTCCCTTTCACTGCAGAAATTTTTTCAATCTCTTTGACATTTGCCTTATTATTATCATTCAAAACAAAACGCATACGCGTTGCACAGTGTGTGACAGCCTTGATGTTTTCTTTACCGCCAATAGCAGTTAGAAGACTCTTAGCATCCTGTTCAAATTTTCCCATGTGACATCCCCTAGTCCTTTGTTCTAGTTGCTTTTAACAAGCAACGTCAAAATGAAATATTCAAATTCTTAGATAGAATCTGATTGACACCTTTATTGTAATCGATTGCAAATTTGTCTGCAAGTTGTTTGTGCCAAAAAAGCCATTATTTTGGTAAAATAAAAGGTGTTGTCTGTAAAAAAATAGACAAGTGGAAAGGTAATTTACCCTATGACAAAGTATGAACGTATTTATAAAGACCTCGAAACAAAAATCAACAAAGACTTTTACAAAGAAGGGGATTTTTTACCTACTGAAATAGAATTGAGTCAACAGTACCAAGCTAGCCGAGATACCGTCCGCAAGGCTCTCTCGCTTCTCACCAAGGCAGGCCTTATCCTCAAAAAACAAGGACGTGGCACCCAAGTGATTAAGCATCATCAGATCATGTTCCCCATCTCAGAACTAACTAGTTATCAGGAACTCGTCTCTTACTCAAATCTAGATTCTAAGACCAACGTCATTGCCATTGATAAACTGATTGTGGATGAGACACTTTCAAAATTGACCGGTTTTAGCAAAAACAGTTTGGTCTGGCGTGTTACGCGCCAACGCGTTGTTGAGGGTGTGGCTTCCGTCTTAGACATTGATTACCTTAGTAAAACTTTGGTGCCAATAATGACAAGGGAAATCGCAGAGCATTCTATTTATCAATACCTGGAAAAGGAACTCCATCTCACCATTGACTTTGCCCTCAAAGAGGTTACCATTGACCAAATAACCGATCATGATAAAATTTTACTTGACCTTGGATCAGACCAACATGTTGTTTCCGTCAAATCCAAAGTCTACCTTTCCAATAATAACCAATTCCAATTCACCGAGAGTCGCCATAAACTGGAAAAATTTAAATTTTTAGATTTTGCTCGGCGCAGACCAAAATAAAGACAGAAAAAAGCCTTGCAAAATGCAAGGCTTGCTTTTCTTTTTCTTGACTCTGAGTTTCCCCATCATCAACTGTGTTATTGTAAGTGTGTACTTACTTGACCTGAGCTTCTGTTTTCTCAAACAGACTTGAGACTATATTATCATATTTGAGAGGAGGCGGCAAGCTTTTTCAGGTAAAAAAATAGTTTTTTATCAAATTGTAAAGAATGTGATAATAGATATTTTTCTCATCAAATGAGAACATCGGAGATATAGCTGCTCCTTACACCCTAAAATAGCTATGCTTCCTCAAATAAAGCCACGTGCTTTTCTTGATAGCTTTGTCCCCAATCTGACATCACTTCAATAACAGGCGATAAACTCAACCCAGTTTCAGTTAAGGAATACTCGACACGAGGTGGCACTTCTGCATACACTTCCCGATGAACCAAACCGTCTGCTTCCATAGCCCTCAATTGGGCAGTGAGTACCTTTTTGCTAACAGTCCCAATAGAAGCCTTTAATTGCCCAAACCTCAAAGTCCCCTTCAACAAATCCCTTAATATTAATAATTTCCATTTATTCCCGATTACCGATAAGGTTGTTTCTACGGGACAAGCTGGTCTTTTTTTCAGCATAGACAGCAGCTCCTTTTAGTATCTTTTTGTAACTTATAAGTTATTATAAACTATTACGAGAACAGAAACACGATAGGGCTGACAAATGAGTTACTTTTTAGTGCCTATACCACTTATTTGTGCTTACTTTTCCTTTTGAAACTAATTGGTTATGATAGGTTTAATTAGTTTTTGGAGGTAATAGGATGACATACCCTTACAACTCAACTATCTCTCTAGGAACGGTTTCTCTAAATGTTACCGATCTAGCAAAGATGACAACCTTTTACACAAGTATTATCGGTTTACAGATTCTCTCACAAGACACGACATCTCGTCAATTCACTACAGACGGTAAAACCGTTATCTTAGAGTTACGACAAACACCTTTATCAGGCGATAAAGCTTATGGCCTTTATCATACAGCCTTTCTAGTTCCTGATCGTCATAGCTTAGGAATTGTTCTCAATCATTTCTTAGTCAGAGGTGTCTCTTTAGAAGGCGCAGCAGATCACGGTTATAGCGAAGCTATCTACCTCAGCGATCCTGAGAGTAATGGGATTGAAATCTATCATGATAAACCCGTTGAGCAGTGGGATACCCGTGACAATGGGCAAATTATTGGTGTAACTGAGCCAATGGATGCTCAAAGTATGTTGGATCAACTGACAGATATTTCAGAACACTTTTTACTAGCTACAGGCACACGCATTGGTCATGTCCATCTGAGTGTCAAAAATGCTCTGGCTTCTTCACTTCTCTATCAAAAGGTTTTTGATTTAGGCGATAAAATGACCATTCCTAGCGCTAGCTGGATTGCTTCAGGCAACTACCATCATCACCTTGCCTTC
Coding sequences within it:
- a CDS encoding M13 family metallopeptidase; translated protein: MTTYQDDFYQAVNGKWAETAVIPDDKPRTGGFSDLADEIEVLMLATTDAWLAGDHVPDDAILANFVKFHRLVADYDKRDEIGVAPVLPMIEDYKALTSFAEFAAKVAEYELSGQPNEFPFGVAPDFMNAQLNVLWAEAPSILLPDTTYYEEGNEKAEELRGIWRRSQETLLPQFGFSTAEIKDLLDKVIELDKQLANYVLSREEGSEYVKLYHPYAWADFTKLAPELPLDSIFEKILGQVPDKVIVPEERFWTEFAATYYSEANWDLLKANLIVDAANAYNAYLTDEIRVQSGTYARALSGTPQAMDKQKAAFYLAQGPFNQALGLWYAGQKFSPEAKADVESKVARMIEVYKSRLEMADWLAPATREKAITKLNVITPHIGYPEKLPETYAKKVIDETLSLVENAQNLAKITIAHTWSKWNKPVDRSEWHMPAHLVNAYYDPQQNQIVFPAAILQEPFYSLEQSSSANYGGIGAVIAHEISHAFDTNGASFDEHGSLNDWWTQEDYTAFKERTDKIVAQFDGLESHGAKVNGKLTVSENVADLGGVACALEAAQSEEDFSARDFFINFATIWRMKAREEYMQMLASIDVHAPGELRTNVTLTNFDAFHETFDIKEGDAMWRAPKDRVIIW
- the treC gene encoding alpha,alpha-phosphotrehalase produces the protein MTIDKKKVVYQIYPKSYKDTTGNGVGDLRGIIDKLPYLQELGIDMIWLNPFYPSPQRDNGYDVSDYTAVNPDFGTMADFEDLVKAAKEHQIELMLDMVLNHCSTDHEWFQKALAGDPYYQDFFILRDQPTDWVSKFGGNAWAPFGDTGKYYLHLFDVTQADLNWRNSHVREELAKVVNFWRDKGVKGFRFDVINLIGKDEELVDCPVNDGKPAYTDRPITHTYLHDLNQASFGQDDSFMTVGEMSATTIDNCLLYTAPEREELSMAFNFHHLKVDYENGQKWTIMAFDFAALRDLFHAWGEGMSQGNGWSALFYNNHDQPRALNRFVDVTHFRNEGATMLAASIHLSRGTPYIYMGEEIGMLDPDFDSMDDYVDVESLNAYSSLLVSGKSAEEAFAIIKAKSRDNARTPMQWDASEHAGFTTGKPWLGVGKSYRDINVETEKEGRIFPFYQRLIALRKELPIIAEGDYRAAFKDSQAVYAFERHLGDQCLLVLNHFYADEVELELPPRYQHGQVLISNYEKVSIGEKVILKPYQTLAILADN
- the treP gene encoding PTS system trehalose-specific EIIBC component; the encoded protein is MGKFEQDAKSLLTAIGGKENIKAVTHCATRMRFVLNDNNKANVKEIEKISAVKGTFTNAGQFQVIIGNEVPVFYNDFTAVSGIEGVSKEAAKSAAKSNQNALQRVMTMLAEIFTPIIPAIIVGGLILGFRNILESVPFEFLGQQVEKGKLVFDAAGDPVWNTIVRVSPFWSGVNHFLWLPGEAIFHFLPVGITWSVTRKMGTTQILGIVLGICLVSPQLLNAYAVAGTPAAEIAKNWVWDFGFFTINRIGYQAQVIPALLAGLSLAYLEIFWRKRIPEVVSMIFVPFLSLIPALILAHTVLGPIGWTIGKGISFVVLAGLTGPVKWLFGAIFGALYAPLVITGLHHMTNAIDTQLIADTATRTTGLWPMIALSNIAQGSAVFAYYLMNRHEERETEISLPAAISAYLGVTEPALFGVNVKYVYPFVAGMIGSGIAGLLSTTFNVQANSIGVGGLPGFMAINVKYMIPFFICMAVAIVVPMFLTFFFRKSHIMTKTEDEAKLLERPVSEAPVATAPHKTMQGTVITLTSPLTGEVKALSEAVDPVFAQGAMGQGVLLQPTEGVLVAPCDAEVSVLFPTKHAIGLVTAEGLELLMHIGMDTVNLDGQGFEALVRQGDQVKTGQTLIRFDIAAISEAGYATETPLVVTNQDDFTVTVEVSLPRQIKVNDKLAVAVKN
- the treR gene encoding trehalose operon repressor — protein: MTKYERIYKDLETKINKDFYKEGDFLPTEIELSQQYQASRDTVRKALSLLTKAGLILKKQGRGTQVIKHHQIMFPISELTSYQELVSYSNLDSKTNVIAIDKLIVDETLSKLTGFSKNSLVWRVTRQRVVEGVASVLDIDYLSKTLVPIMTREIAEHSIYQYLEKELHLTIDFALKEVTIDQITDHDKILLDLGSDQHVVSVKSKVYLSNNNQFQFTESRHKLEKFKFLDFARRRPK
- a CDS encoding winged helix-turn-helix transcriptional regulator, which translates into the protein MLKKRPACPVETTLSVIGNKWKLLILRDLLKGTLRFGQLKASIGTVSKKVLTAQLRAMEADGLVHREVYAEVPPRVEYSLTETGLSLSPVIEVMSDWGQSYQEKHVALFEEA
- a CDS encoding VOC family protein; amino-acid sequence: MTYPYNSTISLGTVSLNVTDLAKMTTFYTSIIGLQILSQDTTSRQFTTDGKTVILELRQTPLSGDKAYGLYHTAFLVPDRHSLGIVLNHFLVRGVSLEGAADHGYSEAIYLSDPESNGIEIYHDKPVEQWDTRDNGQIIGVTEPMDAQSMLDQLTDISEHFLLATGTRIGHVHLSVKNALASSLLYQKVFDLGDKMTIPSASWIASGNYHHHLAFNQWSGPYLKKHQEGTPGLGFLTIHIETPLLFLATLKKARLHGLAILQEEASSFTTEDEDGIRVKVILGQN